One Cucumis sativus cultivar 9930 chromosome 1, Cucumber_9930_V3, whole genome shotgun sequence DNA segment encodes these proteins:
- the LOC101212132 gene encoding gamma carbonic anhydrase-like 2, mitochondrial: MAALARFSRKAIASAVATNQLRRAFSTQVSKTITPSPDRVKWDYRGQRQIIPLGQWLPTIAVDAYVAPNVVLAGQVKVCDGASVWAGSVLRGDLNKITIGFCSNVQERCVLHAAWSSPTGLPAETSVERFVTIGAYCLLRSCTIEPECIIGQHSILMEGSLVETHSILEAGSVVPPGRRIPTGELWAGNPARFVRTLTHEETLEIPKLAVAINDLSKDHFSEFLPYSQAYLEVEKFKKSLGITI; the protein is encoded by the exons ATGGCAGCTCTAGCTCGTTTCTCCCGCAAGGCTATTGCCTCAGCGGTTGCCACCAATCAACTCCGCCGTGCTTTCTCGACCCAAGTGTCCAAAACGATCACGCCCTCACCGGATCGAGTCAAGTGGGACTATAGAGGTCAAAGACAGATAATCCCGCTCGGTCAGTGGCTCCCCACAATCGCCGTCGACGCCTATGTTGCACCTAATGTGGTTCTTGCCGGACAGGTTAAAGTCTGCGACGGGGCCTCTGTTTGGGCGGGTTCCGTTCTCCGCGGCGATCTCAACAAGATTACAATCGGGTTTTGCTCTAATGTGCAGGAACGGTGCGTCCTTCATGCTGCTTGGTCTTCCCCAACAG GACTGCCGGCAGAGACATCTGTAGAGAGATTCGTCACAATTGGTGCTTATTGTCTGTTGCGGTCCTGCACAATTGAGCCAGAATGCATTATCGGGCAGCATTCCATCCTCATGGAAGGTTCCCTGGTTGAGACCCACTCTATTCTTGAAGCTGGGTCCGTGGTTCCCCCAGGAAGAAGAATTCCCACTGGTGAACTTTGGGCAGGAAACCCAGCAAGGTTTGTCAGAACGTTGACCCATGAAGAGACACTGGAAATTCCTAAACTTGCTGTTGCAATTAATGACCTAAGCAAGGATCATTTCTCAGAGTTCCTTCCTTACTCACAAGCATACTTGGAGGTTGAGAAGTTCAAGAAGTCTTTGGGTATAACCATATGA
- the LOC101212373 gene encoding uncharacterized protein LOC101212373, protein MADWGPVIIAVVLFVLLSPGLLFQIPAKGRVVEFGNMQTSGASILVHAIIYFGLITIFLIAIGVHIYTG, encoded by the coding sequence ATGGCTGATTGGGGGCCGGTGATTATAGCGGTGGTGCTCTTCGTCCTGCTCAGTCCAGGCCTTCTCTTTCAGATCCCAGCCAAAGGAAGAGTTGTTGAATTCGGAAACATGCAGACTAGTGGGGCTTCCATTTTAGTCCACGCCATCATCTACTTTGGCCTCATCACTATCTTCCTCATCGCCATCGGTGTTCATATCTACACTGGCTAA
- the LOC101222787 gene encoding squamosa promoter-binding-like protein 13A, with translation MDWNLKTPSWDFTQLEQDALKNINSIGASSNFVEHIATSGDFTVDLKLGQVSNLGTKYVVNEPGVFKMAPSPSEPSKRARGSGNGAQPLSCLVDGCVSDLSNYRDYHRRHKVCELHSKTPQVTIGGLKQRFCQQCSRFHSLDEFDEGKRSCRKRLDGHNRRRRKPQSDSLSRSILSHYQGSQLLPFSSSHVYPSTLVMNHSWRDLANNTEIDARLHVQQEPTHFPDKHNIYLGSSSNDSVHKIGKQVTFMQSDNPESSVGQPLVKTIDFSENEIGRSKMLYDGFKTPGHESDCALSLLSSLQTQASGIGFSEAEQDRHLISFLQPLDVSLGHHNSLEPINSVLNGSVSNADINCSGMFHIASNDGCNEAPPPSLPFHWQ, from the exons ATGGACTGGAACTTGAAGACCCCATCTTGGGATTTCACTCAATTGGAACAAGATGCATTGAAGAACATTAATTCAATAGGTGCATCCAGCAACTTTGTTGAGCATATAGCGACTTCTGGGGATTTCACGGTTGATTTGAAACTCGGCCAAGTCAGTAATCTGGGAACAAAATATGTAGTCAATGAGCCAGGAGTCTTTAAAATGGCACCATCCCCTTCAGAACCATCTAAGAGGGCAAGAGGATCTGGAAATGGAGCTCAGCCTTTGTCATGCCTTGTTGATGGATGTGTTTCAGACCTTAGCAACTACAGAGATTACCACAGGCGCCATAAGGTCTGTGAGCTTCACTCGAAGACTCCCCAGGTTACAATTGGTGGCCTAAAACAAAGATTCTGCCAGCAGTGTAGCAG GTTCCACTCACTAGATGAATTCGATGAAGGAAAGAGAAGCTGTAGGAAACGTCTTGACGGACACAATCGAAGGAGACGGAAGCCGCAGTCAGACTCCCTGTCACGAAGTATTTTGTCTCATTACCAAG GTTCTCaacttttaccattttctaGCTCTCATGTCTATCCATCTACACTAGTCATGAACCATTCCTGGCGTGATCTTGCCAATAATACTGAGATAGATGCAAGGCTTCATGTTCAGCAAGAGCCAACCCACTTTCCTGATAAACACAACATCTATCTTGGATCATCGTCAAATGATAGTGTCCATAAAATTGGAAAACAGGTTACATTTATGCAAAGTGACAATCCGGAATCTTCAGTTGGCCAGCCTCTTGTCAAGACCATTGATTTTTCAGAAAATGAAATCGGTCGAAGCAAAATGTTATATGACGGGTTTAAGACTCCAGGCCATGAATCGGATTGTGCTCTCTCTCTTCTGTCATCTTTGCAGACACAGGCATCTGGGATCGGTTTTAGTGAAGCCGAGCAGGACCGTCATCTTATATCCTTCCTGCAGCCATTAGATGTGAGCTTAGGTCATCACAACAGCTTGGAGCCAATTAATTCAGTACTGAATGGCAGTGTGAGTAATGCTGATATCAACTGTTCAGGAATGTTTCACATTGCATCTAATGATGGATGCAATGAAGCTCCCCCACCATCTCTTCCTTTTCACTGGCAGTAG